In one window of Caenimonas aquaedulcis DNA:
- a CDS encoding acetyl-CoA carboxylase biotin carboxylase subunit — protein MFTKILIANRGEIACRVIKTARKMGIKTVAVYSDADRDARHVQLADEAVHIGAAPSRESYLQADRIIAACKQTGAQAVHPGYGFLSENEAFARKVEEEGITFIGPKHYSIAAMGDKIASKKLANDAKVNTIPGYNEAIETAEQAVEIAKGIGYPVMIKASAGGGGKGLRVAFNDKEALEGFTSCRNEARNSFGDDRVFIEKFVEEPRHIEIQVLGDSHGNVIYLNERECSIQRRHQKVIEEAPSPFISDRTRKAMGEQAVALAKAVKYQSAGTVEFVVGKDQSFYFLEMNTRLQVEHPVTECITALDLVELMIRVAAGEKLPLAQADVKREGWAMECRINAEDPFRNFLPSTGRLVRFQPPKESMWASDTEHLYGVRVDTGVQDGGEIPMYYDSMIAKLIVHGKDRAEAIAKMREALNGFVIRGISSNIPFQAALLAHPKFVSGDFNTGFIAEHYGKGFHAEDVPHDDPDFLAALAAYVNRHSLQRAAGISGQMPGHEFEVGEDFVVVGLGADGNNRRQPVNVRDFQAQSGSSAVETNGKRYELCSKWHLGGSRIRGTVNGKAFTAQIERGVGRNPLALRVSHNGTRLDALVLTPRAAELHALMPFKAPPDMSRFVLSPMPGLLVDVAVQPGQKVQAGERVAVIEAMKMENVLFATADGVVGKVLAAKGESLTVDQPIVEFV, from the coding sequence ATGTTCACCAAAATCCTCATAGCCAACCGCGGCGAGATCGCCTGCCGCGTCATCAAGACGGCCAGAAAGATGGGCATCAAGACCGTCGCCGTCTACTCCGACGCCGACCGCGACGCGCGTCACGTGCAGCTCGCCGACGAGGCGGTGCACATCGGCGCCGCGCCCAGCCGCGAAAGCTACCTGCAGGCGGACCGCATCATTGCGGCCTGCAAGCAGACCGGCGCGCAGGCGGTGCACCCGGGCTACGGCTTCCTGTCCGAGAACGAGGCGTTCGCGCGCAAGGTCGAGGAGGAGGGCATCACCTTCATCGGGCCCAAGCACTACTCCATCGCCGCGATGGGCGACAAGATCGCGTCCAAGAAGCTCGCCAACGATGCGAAGGTCAACACCATCCCCGGCTACAACGAAGCGATCGAGACGGCCGAGCAGGCCGTCGAGATCGCCAAGGGGATCGGCTACCCCGTGATGATCAAGGCGTCGGCGGGCGGCGGCGGCAAGGGATTGCGCGTCGCGTTCAACGACAAGGAGGCACTCGAAGGCTTCACGTCCTGCCGCAACGAGGCGCGCAACAGCTTCGGCGACGACCGCGTGTTCATCGAGAAGTTCGTCGAGGAGCCGCGCCACATCGAGATCCAGGTGCTGGGCGACTCGCACGGCAACGTGATCTACCTCAACGAACGCGAATGCTCGATCCAGCGCCGTCACCAGAAGGTGATCGAGGAGGCGCCGTCGCCCTTCATCAGCGACAGGACGCGCAAGGCGATGGGCGAGCAGGCCGTGGCGCTCGCCAAGGCCGTGAAGTACCAGAGCGCGGGGACGGTGGAATTCGTGGTCGGCAAGGACCAGTCCTTCTACTTCCTGGAGATGAACACGCGGCTGCAGGTGGAGCACCCCGTCACGGAGTGCATCACCGCGCTGGACCTGGTGGAGCTGATGATCCGCGTCGCGGCGGGCGAGAAATTGCCGCTGGCCCAGGCCGACGTGAAGCGCGAGGGCTGGGCGATGGAGTGCCGCATCAACGCCGAGGACCCGTTCAGGAATTTCCTGCCGTCCACGGGGCGGCTCGTGAGGTTCCAGCCGCCGAAGGAGTCGATGTGGGCCTCGGACACGGAACACCTGTACGGCGTGCGCGTGGACACCGGCGTGCAGGACGGCGGCGAGATTCCCATGTACTACGACTCGATGATCGCGAAGCTGATCGTGCACGGCAAGGACCGCGCGGAGGCGATCGCGAAGATGCGCGAGGCGCTCAACGGCTTCGTGATCCGCGGCATCTCCAGCAACATCCCCTTCCAGGCCGCGCTGCTGGCGCACCCGAAGTTCGTCTCCGGGGACTTCAACACCGGCTTCATCGCCGAGCACTACGGCAAGGGCTTCCATGCGGAAGACGTGCCGCACGACGACCCCGATTTCCTCGCGGCGCTCGCGGCCTACGTCAACCGGCATTCGCTCCAGCGCGCCGCGGGCATCAGCGGGCAGATGCCGGGCCACGAGTTCGAGGTGGGCGAGGATTTCGTGGTGGTGGGCCTCGGCGCCGACGGGAACAACCGCCGCCAGCCCGTGAACGTGCGCGATTTCCAGGCGCAGTCCGGCTCCAGCGCGGTGGAGACGAACGGCAAGCGCTACGAGTTGTGCAGCAAGTGGCACCTGGGCGGCTCGCGCATCCGCGGCACCGTCAACGGGAAGGCCTTCACGGCGCAGATCGAACGCGGGGTGGGGCGCAATCCCCTGGCCTTGCGCGTGTCGCACAACGGCACGCGGCTGGACGCGCTGGTGCTCACGCCGCGGGCGGCGGAGCTGCATGCGCTGATGCCCTTCAAGGCGCCGCCGGACATGAGCCGCTTCGTGCTGTCGCCGATGCCCGGCCTGCTGGTCGATGTCGCCGTGCAGCCGGGACAGAAGGTGCAGGCCGGCGAGCGGGTCGCGGTGATCGAGGCGATGAAGATGGAGAACGTGCTCTTCGCCACCGCGGACGGCGTGGTGGGCAAGGTGCTGGCCGCCAAGGGGGAGAGCCTCACCGTCGACCAGCCGATCGTGGAGTTCGTCTGA
- a CDS encoding acyl-CoA carboxylase subunit beta, which yields MQDILEQLEQKRAAARLGGGQKRIDSQHKKGKLTARERLELLLDEGTFEEWDMFVEHRSTDFGMADNKIPGDGVVTGYGMINGRLVFVFSQDFTVFGGALSEAHAEKICKVMDQAMKVGAPVIGLNDSGGARIQEGVASLGGYADVFQRNVMASGVIPQISMIMGPCAGGAVYSPAMTDFIFMVKDSSYMFVTGPEVVKTVTHEEVTAEELGGAVTHTSRSGVADLAFENDVEALLMLRRLYNYLPLNNREKAPRRPSNDPAERMDMSLDTLVPENANKPYDMKELITKTVDDGDFFELQPEYAKNIIVGFGRMEGQTVGIVANQPLVLAGCLDIKSSIKAARFVRFCDAFNIPVVTFVDVPGFMPGTSQEYGGIIKHGAKLLYAYAECTVPKITVITRKAYGGAYDVMSSKHLRGDVNFAWPNAEIAVMGAKGAVEIIFREDKGDPVKLAAKEAEYKARFANPFVAGARGFIDDVILPHETRKRICRSLIMLRDKKLENPWRKHGNIPL from the coding sequence ATGCAGGACATCCTCGAACAACTGGAACAGAAGCGCGCCGCAGCCCGCCTGGGCGGCGGGCAGAAGCGCATCGACTCGCAGCACAAGAAGGGCAAGCTCACGGCGCGCGAGCGGCTGGAGCTGCTGCTCGACGAAGGCACCTTCGAAGAGTGGGACATGTTCGTCGAGCATCGCTCCACGGACTTCGGCATGGCGGACAACAAGATTCCCGGCGACGGCGTCGTCACCGGCTACGGGATGATCAACGGCCGCCTCGTGTTCGTGTTCAGCCAGGACTTCACCGTGTTCGGCGGCGCGCTGTCCGAGGCGCATGCGGAGAAGATCTGCAAGGTGATGGACCAGGCGATGAAGGTCGGCGCGCCCGTGATCGGCCTGAACGATTCCGGCGGCGCGCGCATCCAGGAAGGCGTGGCGTCGCTCGGCGGTTATGCGGACGTATTCCAGCGCAACGTGATGGCGTCCGGCGTCATTCCGCAGATCAGCATGATCATGGGCCCGTGCGCCGGCGGCGCGGTGTATTCGCCCGCGATGACGGACTTCATCTTCATGGTGAAGGACTCGAGCTACATGTTCGTCACCGGCCCCGAAGTGGTGAAGACGGTGACGCACGAGGAAGTCACGGCCGAGGAACTCGGCGGCGCGGTGACACATACCTCCCGCAGCGGCGTGGCGGACCTCGCCTTCGAAAACGACGTCGAGGCGCTCCTGATGCTGCGGCGCCTGTACAACTACCTGCCACTCAACAACCGCGAGAAGGCGCCGCGCCGCCCGAGCAACGACCCGGCCGAGCGCATGGACATGTCGCTGGACACGCTGGTGCCCGAGAACGCGAACAAGCCCTACGACATGAAGGAGCTCATCACCAAGACGGTGGACGACGGCGACTTCTTCGAGCTGCAGCCGGAATACGCGAAGAACATCATCGTGGGCTTCGGCCGGATGGAAGGCCAGACGGTGGGCATCGTCGCCAACCAGCCGCTGGTGCTGGCGGGCTGCCTGGACATCAAGAGCTCGATCAAGGCCGCGCGCTTCGTGCGCTTTTGCGATGCATTCAACATCCCGGTCGTCACCTTCGTGGACGTCCCGGGCTTCATGCCGGGCACGAGCCAGGAGTACGGCGGCATCATCAAGCACGGCGCGAAGCTGCTCTACGCGTACGCCGAGTGCACGGTGCCGAAGATCACGGTGATCACGCGCAAGGCTTACGGCGGGGCGTACGACGTGATGAGCTCCAAGCACCTGCGCGGCGACGTGAACTTCGCATGGCCGAATGCCGAAATCGCGGTGATGGGCGCGAAGGGCGCGGTGGAGATCATCTTCCGCGAAGACAAGGGTGACCCGGTGAAGCTTGCGGCCAAAGAGGCCGAGTACAAGGCACGCTTCGCGAACCCCTTCGTCGCGGGCGCGCGCGGCTTCATCGACGACGTGATCCTGCCGCATGAAACCCGCAAGCGCATCTGCCGCTCGCTCATCATGCTGCGCGACAAGAAGCTCGAGAACCCGTGGAGGAAGCACGGGAATATTCCGCTGTAG
- the meaB gene encoding methylmalonyl Co-A mutase-associated GTPase MeaB produces MNAEVHTLVQAVRGADAMQRRRAVAKAITLLESTRPDHRARADELLAQLLPHSGRSVRLGISGVPGVGKSTFIEALGLFLIERGHRVAVLAVDPSSKVSGGSILGDKTRMERLSVDERAFIRPSPSSGTLGGVAEKTREAMLVCEAAGFDVVIVETVGVGQSETAVAGMTDMFVLMQLPNAGDDLQAIKKGVMELADLVVINKADIDPDAATRAQAQVTSALRLLTQHGRAMAWAPHVMSMSALTGEGLERFWQTVEEFLAVQRGGGALEARRKQQALEWMWERIDAGLRSEFRENPAVRELLPQLRNEVAAGRVAASTAARKLLDARRT; encoded by the coding sequence GTGAACGCCGAAGTCCACACCCTGGTCCAGGCGGTGCGCGGCGCCGACGCCATGCAGCGCCGCCGCGCGGTGGCCAAGGCCATCACGCTGCTCGAATCGACGCGGCCGGACCACCGCGCGCGGGCCGACGAGCTGCTCGCGCAGCTGCTGCCGCACTCCGGCCGCTCGGTCCGCCTCGGCATCTCGGGCGTCCCGGGCGTCGGCAAGAGCACCTTCATCGAGGCGCTGGGGCTCTTCCTGATCGAGCGCGGCCACCGCGTCGCGGTGCTCGCCGTGGATCCATCGTCGAAAGTGTCCGGCGGCTCCATCCTCGGCGACAAGACGCGCATGGAGCGCCTGAGCGTCGACGAGCGCGCCTTCATCCGCCCGAGCCCGTCGAGCGGCACGCTGGGCGGCGTCGCGGAGAAAACACGCGAGGCCATGCTGGTGTGCGAAGCGGCGGGCTTCGACGTGGTGATCGTCGAGACGGTCGGTGTCGGCCAGAGCGAGACCGCGGTGGCGGGCATGACGGACATGTTCGTGCTCATGCAGCTGCCCAACGCCGGCGACGATCTGCAGGCGATCAAGAAGGGCGTGATGGAGCTCGCCGACCTCGTCGTCATCAACAAGGCCGACATCGACCCCGACGCCGCCACGCGCGCGCAGGCGCAGGTCACGAGCGCGTTGCGCCTGCTCACGCAGCACGGCCGCGCGATGGCCTGGGCGCCGCACGTGATGTCCATGAGTGCATTGACGGGCGAGGGCCTGGAGCGCTTCTGGCAAACGGTGGAGGAATTCCTCGCCGTGCAGCGCGGTGGCGGCGCGCTGGAGGCACGCCGCAAGCAGCAGGCGCTCGAATGGATGTGGGAGCGCATCGACGCGGGCCTGCGTTCGGAGTTTCGCGAGAACCCCGCCGTGCGGGAACTCCTGCCCCAACTGCGCAACGAGGTGGCCGCGGGCCGCGTCGCCGCATCCACCGCCGCGCGCAAACTGCTCGACGCGCGGCGCACCTGA
- the scpA gene encoding methylmalonyl-CoA mutase, whose amino-acid sequence MSQPDPDTAPGRLAAWAQAAAKSAPGGDVAKLDWVTPDGITVKPLYTAQDLRGLPYTDTLPGFEPYLRGPQATMYAARPWTIRQYAGFSTAEESNAFYRKGLAGGGQGVSVAFDLATHRGYDSDHPRVTGDVGKAGVAIDSVEDMKILFDGIPLDKVSVSMTMNGAVLPVLAGYVVAAEEQGVAADKLSGTIQNDILKEFMVRNTYIYPPKPSMRIIGDIIEYTAKHMPKFNSISISGYHMQEAGANQALELAFTLADGKEYVKTALAKGLDVDDFAGRLSFFWAIGMNFYLEVAKMRAARLLWHRIMKGFGAKNAKSLMLRTHCQTSGWSLTEQDPYNNVVRTTIEAMAAVFGGTQSLHTNSFDEAIALPTEFSSRIARNTQLIIQEETHITNVIDPWAGSYMMEKLTQDMADAAWKIIEEVEAMGGMTRAVDSGWAKLKIEAAAAEKQARIDSGRDVIVGVNKYRLAKEDPVDIRDIDNVAVREQQIARLKSIRASRDGAKVQAALDALTAAAEKGDGNLLDLSIRAVRLRATVGEVSDALEKVFGRHRADTQKVTGVYAAAYDSAEGWEQLKKEIEAFAQEEGRRPRVMISKLGQDGHDRGAKVVATAFADLGFDVDMGPLFQTPEECARQAIENDVHAVGVSTLAAGHKTLVPAIIAELKKQGADDIIVFVGGVVPQQDYDFLYQAGVKGIYGPGTPIPASAKDVLEQIRKAIGRS is encoded by the coding sequence ATGAGCCAGCCCGACCCCGACACCGCACCCGGCCGCCTTGCCGCCTGGGCCCAAGCCGCGGCCAAGTCCGCCCCCGGCGGCGACGTCGCGAAGCTCGACTGGGTGACGCCCGACGGCATCACCGTCAAGCCGCTCTACACCGCGCAGGACCTGCGGGGCCTGCCGTATACCGATACGCTGCCCGGCTTCGAGCCGTACCTGCGCGGGCCGCAAGCCACCATGTACGCGGCGCGCCCGTGGACGATCCGCCAGTACGCCGGCTTTTCCACGGCGGAAGAATCGAACGCGTTCTACCGCAAGGGCCTCGCGGGCGGCGGGCAGGGCGTGTCGGTGGCCTTCGACCTCGCCACGCACCGCGGTTACGACAGCGACCATCCGCGCGTCACCGGCGACGTCGGCAAGGCCGGCGTCGCGATCGACTCGGTGGAAGACATGAAGATCCTCTTCGACGGGATCCCGCTGGACAAGGTGTCGGTGTCGATGACGATGAACGGCGCGGTGCTGCCCGTGCTCGCAGGCTATGTCGTCGCGGCGGAAGAGCAGGGCGTGGCGGCGGACAAGCTCTCGGGGACCATCCAGAACGACATCCTCAAGGAGTTCATGGTCCGCAACACCTACATCTACCCGCCCAAGCCGAGCATGCGGATCATCGGCGACATCATCGAGTACACGGCGAAACACATGCCGAAGTTCAACTCGATCTCCATCTCCGGCTATCACATGCAGGAGGCCGGAGCGAACCAGGCGCTGGAACTCGCGTTCACGCTGGCCGACGGCAAGGAATACGTGAAGACGGCGCTGGCGAAGGGCCTGGACGTCGACGATTTCGCGGGGCGCCTCTCCTTCTTCTGGGCCATCGGGATGAACTTCTATCTCGAAGTCGCGAAGATGCGCGCGGCCCGCCTGCTGTGGCACAGGATCATGAAAGGCTTCGGCGCGAAGAACGCGAAGAGCCTGATGCTGCGCACGCACTGCCAGACCTCCGGCTGGTCCCTGACCGAGCAGGACCCGTACAACAACGTCGTGCGCACCACCATCGAGGCGATGGCGGCGGTGTTCGGCGGCACGCAGTCGCTGCACACCAACTCCTTCGACGAGGCGATCGCGCTGCCCACCGAGTTCTCCTCGCGGATCGCCCGCAACACGCAGCTCATCATCCAGGAGGAGACGCACATCACGAACGTGATCGATCCCTGGGCCGGCAGCTACATGATGGAAAAGCTCACGCAGGACATGGCGGATGCGGCGTGGAAGATCATCGAGGAAGTCGAAGCCATGGGCGGCATGACGCGCGCGGTGGACTCGGGCTGGGCCAAGCTGAAGATCGAGGCGGCGGCGGCGGAGAAGCAGGCGCGCATCGACTCCGGCCGCGACGTGATCGTCGGCGTGAACAAGTACAGGCTCGCGAAGGAAGACCCGGTCGACATTCGCGACATCGACAACGTCGCGGTGCGCGAGCAGCAGATCGCAAGGCTGAAATCCATTCGCGCATCGCGCGACGGCGCGAAGGTGCAGGCGGCGCTCGATGCGCTCACGGCGGCTGCCGAGAAGGGCGACGGCAACCTGCTGGACCTGAGCATCCGTGCCGTGCGGCTGCGCGCCACGGTGGGCGAGGTGTCCGATGCGCTGGAAAAGGTTTTTGGGCGCCACCGCGCCGATACGCAAAAGGTGACCGGTGTGTATGCAGCTGCCTATGACTCGGCCGAGGGCTGGGAACAATTGAAGAAGGAAATCGAGGCGTTCGCGCAGGAAGAGGGCCGCCGCCCGCGCGTGATGATCTCCAAGCTCGGGCAGGACGGCCACGACCGCGGCGCGAAAGTGGTGGCCACCGCCTTCGCGGACCTGGGCTTCGACGTCGACATGGGCCCGCTCTTCCAGACACCGGAGGAGTGCGCGCGCCAGGCGATCGAGAACGACGTGCATGCCGTCGGCGTGTCCACCCTGGCCGCGGGCCACAAGACATTGGTGCCCGCCATCATCGCGGAGCTGAAGAAGCAGGGAGCCGACGACATCATCGTGTTCGTCGGCGGCGTGGTGCCGCAGCAGGACTACGACTTCCTCTACCAGGCGGGCGTCAAGGGCATCTACGGCCCGGGCACGCCGATCCCGGCGAGCGCGAAGGACGTGCTGGAGCAGATTCGCAAGGCGATCGGGCGGTCATGA
- a CDS encoding GntR family transcriptional regulator — MSAVSLAPRALYQEVAELLRQRIFKRELEPGSWIDEMKIAEEFGISRTPLREALKVLAAEGLITMKVRRGAYVTEVSDKDLTDVYHLLSLLESDAAGVVATQATDDEISDLQAIHKQLEAAAGNRDRFFAINERFHMRLLAIAGNRWRDQMVADLRKVMKLNRHNSLLKTGRVKESMLEHRAIMEAIARRDAKAASKRMQEHFRNGLEAAA, encoded by the coding sequence ATGTCCGCCGTGTCGCTCGCTCCCCGCGCCCTGTACCAGGAGGTGGCGGAGCTCTTGCGCCAGCGCATCTTCAAGCGCGAGCTCGAGCCCGGCAGCTGGATCGACGAGATGAAGATCGCCGAGGAATTCGGCATCAGCCGCACGCCCCTGCGCGAGGCGCTCAAGGTGCTCGCGGCCGAGGGCCTCATCACGATGAAGGTGCGGCGCGGCGCCTACGTCACGGAGGTGTCGGACAAGGACCTCACCGACGTCTATCACCTCCTCTCGCTGCTGGAAAGCGATGCGGCGGGCGTGGTGGCCACGCAGGCGACGGACGACGAGATCTCGGACCTGCAGGCGATCCACAAGCAGCTGGAGGCCGCCGCCGGCAATCGCGACAGGTTCTTCGCCATCAACGAGCGCTTCCACATGCGCCTGCTCGCGATCGCGGGCAACCGCTGGCGCGACCAGATGGTGGCGGACCTGCGCAAGGTCATGAAGCTCAACCGGCACAACTCGCTCTTGAAGACCGGCCGCGTGAAGGAGTCGATGCTCGAGCATCGCGCGATCATGGAGGCCATCGCCCGGCGCGACGCGAAGGCCGCGAGCAAGCGGATGCAGGAGCACTTCCGCAACGGGCTCGAAGCCGCCGCCTGA
- a CDS encoding TAXI family TRAP transporter solute-binding subunit, with the protein MGHFLRLATAALALFFAGLAGAQNISIGTGGTGGVYYPMGGGLAAVLSKYVPGMQATAEVTGGSVDNLKLIGTDKPYIGFTMADAGLDAYKGEDKFKGNKIPLRTLMVLYPNRMHIVTVEGRGISKLSDLKGKHVSTGSPGSATEVMAFRIIEAAGLDKDKDMKRERLGAAESVNAIKDNKIDAFFWVGGLPTAAVTDLANTPGTKLKMIDHTEVVAKMNAKYGPLYVEDVIPKAMYKGMDTDNHQATVMNLLVAHQNMDDKTAYNIVKTIFDKRTDLIAVHKEAENFKLENQKNAATPIPFHPGAAKYFAERGVKLN; encoded by the coding sequence ATGGGTCACTTCCTCCGGCTGGCCACGGCCGCCCTCGCCCTCTTCTTTGCGGGCCTGGCAGGCGCGCAGAACATCTCCATCGGCACGGGCGGCACCGGGGGCGTGTACTACCCGATGGGCGGCGGGCTCGCGGCCGTGCTCTCGAAGTACGTGCCCGGGATGCAGGCCACCGCGGAAGTCACGGGCGGTTCCGTGGACAACCTCAAGCTCATCGGTACCGACAAGCCCTACATCGGCTTCACCATGGCCGACGCGGGCCTGGATGCGTACAAGGGCGAGGACAAGTTCAAGGGCAACAAGATCCCGCTGCGCACGCTGATGGTCCTCTACCCGAACCGCATGCACATCGTCACCGTGGAAGGCCGCGGCATCTCGAAGCTGTCCGACCTCAAGGGCAAGCACGTGTCGACCGGCTCTCCGGGAAGCGCGACGGAAGTCATGGCGTTTCGCATCATCGAAGCCGCCGGCCTGGACAAGGACAAGGACATGAAGCGCGAGCGGCTCGGGGCGGCCGAATCGGTGAACGCGATCAAGGACAACAAGATCGACGCGTTCTTCTGGGTCGGCGGGCTGCCCACCGCGGCCGTGACCGACCTGGCCAATACGCCCGGCACGAAGCTCAAGATGATCGACCACACCGAGGTCGTCGCGAAGATGAACGCCAAATACGGCCCGCTGTATGTCGAGGACGTGATCCCGAAGGCCATGTACAAGGGCATGGACACGGACAACCACCAGGCCACCGTGATGAACCTGCTGGTCGCGCACCAGAACATGGACGACAAGACGGCCTACAACATCGTGAAGACCATCTTCGACAAGCGCACGGACCTCATCGCCGTGCACAAGGAAGCGGAGAACTTCAAGCTGGAGAACCAGAAGAACGCCGCCACGCCCATCCCCTTCCACCCGGGGGCGGCGAAGTATTTCGCTGAACGAGGCGTGAAGCTCAATTGA
- a CDS encoding TRAP transporter permease, which produces MSAEPSGVVSDEALSRAQEFIEEEEGAANKLAGWRAVFITACAVAMSAFHLYAAYAIVPTQTLRPLHVAMVLFLTFLLFPVSKAFRHRIMWWDLIAALLSIAVVMWVILGGDDFTDRNTTPNGWDIFFGVTLIVLVLEAMRRTTGWIMPAITSVFVLYALFGAYLPNPWTHKGYEVGRLVGHLYMTLEGIFGVAVDVSSSLIILFTIFGAFLQYSGAGKFYIDFSFSAMGGKPTGAGRTVVLASFLLGGPSGSGVATTVTLGSVAWPMLAKVGYERNAAGGLLAAGGLGAIISPPVLGAAAFLIAEFLKISYLDVLLMACIPTLLFYLALFLMVEIDARKYGMGNTVFEKVDTVWNLTRRYWFHFLSLISIVVFMMWGFSPVLSVFWATVVSAVASFLRPECSLIPYDVFRGRGPFVPKLWNSGFIKAMEGGSIGVLNVAATCAGAGIIVGVVTLTGLGLKFSSIVIDMAHGSLLLTAIYTSLVVWIVGLAVPVTASYIICAVIAAPALIKLGVPDFAAHMFIFYYAVLSEVSPPTALSPFAAAAITGGDPYRTTMQCWKYTVPAFLVPFMFVLDPSGQGLLLMGSTKALAAANWWSIAEVTITAAIGVAALAAGFQGWALKKATPFERGMFLAAGFALVYPTVTADLVGIGLVVAALAMQYLRGRPVAA; this is translated from the coding sequence TTGAGCGCCGAGCCGTCCGGCGTCGTCAGCGACGAAGCGCTGTCCAGGGCGCAGGAGTTCATCGAGGAGGAAGAAGGCGCGGCCAACAAGCTCGCGGGCTGGCGCGCCGTCTTCATCACCGCCTGCGCCGTCGCGATGTCGGCGTTCCACCTGTACGCCGCCTACGCCATCGTGCCAACGCAGACGCTGCGGCCGTTGCACGTGGCGATGGTGCTGTTCCTCACCTTCCTGCTCTTTCCCGTGAGCAAGGCGTTCCGCCACCGCATCATGTGGTGGGACCTCATCGCCGCCCTGCTCTCGATCGCGGTGGTGATGTGGGTGATCCTCGGCGGCGACGACTTCACCGACCGCAACACCACGCCCAACGGCTGGGACATCTTTTTCGGGGTCACGCTCATCGTGCTGGTGCTGGAGGCGATGCGCCGCACGACCGGCTGGATCATGCCGGCGATCACCAGCGTTTTCGTGCTCTATGCGCTCTTCGGCGCCTACCTGCCCAACCCGTGGACGCACAAGGGCTACGAGGTGGGCCGCCTGGTGGGGCACCTGTACATGACGCTGGAGGGGATCTTCGGCGTGGCGGTGGACGTGTCGTCCTCGCTCATCATCCTCTTCACGATCTTCGGCGCGTTCCTGCAGTATTCCGGCGCGGGCAAGTTCTACATCGACTTCTCCTTCTCCGCGATGGGCGGCAAGCCCACGGGCGCGGGGCGCACGGTGGTGCTCGCGTCCTTCCTGCTGGGCGGGCCGTCAGGTTCGGGTGTGGCGACGACGGTGACCCTCGGCTCCGTCGCGTGGCCGATGCTCGCCAAGGTCGGCTACGAACGCAATGCGGCCGGCGGCCTGCTCGCCGCGGGCGGGCTGGGCGCGATCATCTCGCCGCCGGTGCTCGGCGCCGCGGCGTTCCTGATCGCGGAGTTCCTGAAGATCTCCTACCTCGACGTGCTGCTGATGGCGTGCATCCCCACGCTGCTCTTCTACCTCGCGCTCTTCCTCATGGTGGAGATCGATGCGCGCAAGTACGGCATGGGCAACACCGTCTTCGAGAAGGTCGACACGGTGTGGAACCTCACGCGCCGCTACTGGTTCCACTTCCTGTCGCTGATCTCCATCGTGGTCTTCATGATGTGGGGCTTCTCGCCGGTGCTCTCGGTGTTCTGGGCGACGGTGGTGTCGGCCGTGGCCAGTTTCCTGCGGCCGGAATGCTCGCTGATCCCCTACGACGTGTTTCGGGGGCGCGGCCCCTTCGTGCCGAAGCTGTGGAACTCGGGCTTCATCAAGGCGATGGAAGGCGGCTCCATCGGGGTGCTGAACGTCGCCGCGACCTGCGCGGGCGCCGGCATCATCGTCGGCGTGGTGACGCTCACCGGGCTGGGCCTCAAGTTCAGCTCCATCGTGATCGACATGGCGCACGGCTCGCTGCTGCTCACCGCCATCTACACCTCGCTCGTGGTGTGGATCGTCGGGCTGGCCGTGCCGGTGACGGCGTCGTACATCATCTGCGCGGTGATCGCGGCGCCGGCCCTCATCAAGCTCGGCGTGCCGGACTTCGCGGCGCACATGTTCATCTTCTATTACGCGGTGTTGTCCGAGGTGTCGCCGCCGACGGCGCTGTCACCCTTCGCTGCGGCGGCCATCACCGGCGGCGATCCGTACAGGACGACGATGCAGTGCTGGAAGTACACCGTGCCAGCGTTCCTCGTTCCCTTCATGTTCGTGCTGGACCCGAGCGGGCAGGGCTTGCTGCTGATGGGATCGACGAAGGCGCTGGCGGCGGCCAACTGGTGGTCGATCGCCGAGGTGACCATCACGGCCGCCATCGGCGTGGCGGCGCTGGCCGCCGGCTTCCAGGGCTGGGCGCTCAAGAAGGCGACGCCGTTCGAACGAGGCATGTTCCTCGCGGCGGGGTTTGCGCTGGTCTATCCGACGGTGACGGCGGATCTGGTCGGCATCGGGCTTGTCGTCGCCGCGCTGGCGATGCAGTACCTGCGCGGCCGGCCGGTCGCTGCCTAG